In the Malaclemys terrapin pileata isolate rMalTer1 chromosome 3, rMalTer1.hap1, whole genome shotgun sequence genome, TGTTgcaaaaacaggcaaattgttgCAGTCATCCGATGAAGGAATTTTGTTGTTTAGGGCCCGGTTTTGGTTTGTTAGTAGGGTACTTGTGTTGCAGACTGTCTGCAAGAGAGGGGATACAGTTGTATTGGAGAGAACTGCTGCATTCATTTGAGTTGTACCAGTGACACAGCCAGTTGTAACTATATGTGGAAGCATTTCAGTGTTATCAAATGTACTTGGAATGCCTGCAGTTTCCAAGGCTTGTTTAATAATTTCATTTCCTTCCTCATTCCCACTTGGATTAAAGTTAGCCACACTAGCCCGTGGAAACATGGTCTGCAAAAAAGCAGCTGAACGATTTTCAGCTGCAAGCAACTGTAGGAATGATGGATCTTTAAAACATGCTTCTGGATTGAATGTAGACTCCTGGGGTTGCTGCAAGTTTCCTACATTTGAGGAAAGAATCATACTGGCAAGTAGAGAAGATTGTCCATTAGCCTGCAGGGCTTCTGGAGAAATTTCTGATCCCTCAATGGGTTTACAAACAGACCGTTTAGACAAGTGACCACCAAGTGATCTGGGATTAGTAAAAACTCTGAAACACCTACTGCAGATAAATTTGCCATCTCTAATTATTGCTGGCCATTTTGCTCGCTTGTTATGTTTTGGCTTCCTTTCTTTTCCATTTGGACCCCGTCCACGATCCTTTTTCACCTTTTCTGAAGCTGGAACTTGGGAGGTGGTTTCACTGAAGTTATTTTCACTATTTGCTCGAGAAGAAAAAATTGGTTCATCAACACTTTCCTCCTTTGGAAAAACAGAACTAGTGTTTCCTTCTAGCTGTGATGAAAAATGATTTGTATTGTTTTCCAGCTGCGAGAAGACTGAATTTGGGACATGGTCTGCTggtgaaggaaagagagaaatggAATTGCTTTCGGCAGGTAAAGGAAGAAAGGGATCTGAACCACTGTCAATAGTCAAAGGCATAACTGTTTTTGCCAGATCTTCTAATTGTGAAGGTAAAGTTGCATTGGATAGATTTTCCATTTGGGAACATAAAACACTCTCAGGTTCACTTTTAATACAGACTGGATTTATGACACTTTCCACTGTTGGTATCATTGGATTAGATAAAGTTTCTAAGTGGGTTGGGAAAAGTGTATTTGAAACATGTTGCAACTGACTTGAGCAAGCAGCATTTACACTAGTTTTGTTTTGGGATGTAAAAGCAGCATTATTGGGGTTGTCTACTTGCGATGGCAAAAAATACACAATCTTTCCATCACTAGGCATATTTTGCAAATTGCTGGGTTTTCTGGTTTTCTTATTCTTACGTTGCATTTTAAAAGCAGCGTATTGATCAGGATGTGCTGCCTTCATATGTTTGCCAATACTTTGTGAGGAGTTGTAAGTTCGAGTACACCCCTCAACTTGACAGTTAAATTTCTGAACTGGTGCTGCTGGTGGTACAGCTGGAACTAAAGAACTGCTTAGGCTGGACTGTGATGGAAGAAATATAATACTCTCTAATGTCTTCAGGGGCAAATTAAACGGATTAGTTGCACTCTTAATACTGTCTTGAAGGTCAAGTTTGGAAATGGGTAAGTTGTTTCGATAACCTGTCTGATTCTGCATGCTGAAGGGCATCATATTACTTACTTGTCTTTCTAGGCTTTTTGATGCAAGAGCTTCTGTTTTTGGTGTGTCTGAATTTACAGAAATGTTTTGAATATTCTGGGATTGACTGAAACAATCCTCCTCCTTTCTTTCCTGGAAAACTGGAAGACAAGAATCACTGCAAGAATCTTCTGCTGCTGAACACAACTGCCGGACTACAGATTTACTGGTATCTATTTTACTGCCTGCAGAAGCTAACTTTCCTCTTCTTACAAAGTTATCCCGGACCTTCTGGCTAAGAATAGGCATCCTGATGTTGCTGATTCTAATGGTTGCTTCTTTCTTTACCAGACCAGTGACAGATTGCTCCAAACCATCAACAGACAGGGAATCAGCTTGCCTCAGTGTGCTGGCTGATttatttgctctctctgtcccaatTGATTCTACTTTGATTTGATCCCACACATTACTTTCTGCTTCAGTAAAGTTACTTGTGTTATTGTCTAGAGGAGAGATCAATTCCTTTTTTACAGTGACCCTTTCAGGGTTTTCATTAGCTTTTGAACACTGAATGAGATCAGTTCGATTAGTTTGGCTTTCAATCTCTAACACTTTTTCAGGCTGTTTATTATGATCTTCACCGTGTTTTTCTAGTTCATTCTGAGAACGGTAAACTTTTCCACAGCCTGTGAATTTGCAGGTATAGGTATTATAGTGTTGTGCTTCATGATCATAGAGCAAATATGCTTCTGAAAACACTCTGCCACATTTAGGAAACATACACTTTGCTCTAAAGACTTGATGTTCTTTTCTATGAGTTAACAGCTCAGCATAACTGTTAAAACCTGCCTTACATTTCATCTGTATGCAGATGTAGGGCTTGCTGCCACAGTGCATTTGTAAGTGATCGTTGAGGTGAGTAACACTTACAAAATGTCGTCTACAGTACTGGCAAATCACTTTTTTGCTTTGCATTTCAAGAAAACGTTTTGCTTCTTCATTATCTTTATGCCCCTTTGCATGTGCAATcaaatttttaaagtatttaaaacCTTTTTTACAAAATGTTACTGGACAAGTGAATTCATTAACAGGCAATGGTTTTTGAACTGGTATTATCTCTGGTACGTAAGGTTTATCTTTGtcatcattttcatcatctgaaccATCATTATCGTTGAACACTATGAAGTCTGCTGAATAAAGACTATTCTTTTTAATGGGTCGTTGTTCCTGTTTGGATATGGCATCAGCCTTCTGATTCTCACTGGTGGTTGCAATTTTAGGAGGTCTTCCCAATCTTCTCAGTGGTTTCATAGCAGCCAGTCTCTCTTTGCTGGACTTCTTAACATGTAGAGTTACATGAGGAACAAAGGTTTCTTTAGAATTAAAATTGTGTGCACATATAGGGCAACTGTAAATTCCATCTTTATAGTGTTTCTGTGCATGCCTAACTATTCTATGACCAAGGAATTCTTTGTCACATAACACGCAATACTGCATGTAGGCTTGCCAGTTCCTAAACCTAGCTGATATGAATCCCCTCTCTCTCagttttttaatttctctctttttctgcttTTCATCTCTTATGCCTTTAAGCAGACTTGTAGCTTCATCAAAATTGCCAGCAAGACCATTCAGAGAAGTTTCTTTATTCTCCTCTTGGCAGTCTTCAACCTTCTCATATACTTCACTGTCATTCAACTCATCTATTGAAGATACAATGGATGCCTCCTCTCCCATCAATGCAAGACACTGACGTTTTAGAGTTTTCCAGTCCCAGAATTCTGGATCAAAAGGCCACTGAGTTTTCAATACAAGCAAGAGCTCGCAGCGTAATGAATTTGGTATTGGAAGATTCTCTTCATCATATTTCTGGTCAGGCTGATTATACAGCATTTCAACAGCATAGTATGCATCCACAGTGGGCTCAAGAAGAAATTCACTTAATTGACAAGCACGTTTAACCTCCAAATCATCAGGCAACAAACAGGAGATAGTCTTGCAAATGGATATCTTGACATCTGTGTTTTCACTGGATTCCAAACGCAGTGCTTTCACACACAGTTCAATGCAGGTTGCAAGTCCAGCAGCTTCAATCTGCAATGTACAAAgacacaaattttaaaaagtcaatttatTTCAACTGTTTCTGCATGTGTTAATACAAGATAATTTTCATTGTTAAATCCTGAATTTCAAGAAATTGTAAAGGCAAATCATAATAAGGTgtttattattcacattttatgttttaaaaaatgatagtTTAGTAGCTCACACTGTAGAACTGTGCACCACAATGAAATAAAGCCCTGAGCATTATGATTTGCTTGGGTTACTTGGTTTCCAGGCTGGTAAAGGAATCTGAAACACCagcctttttaaaattcacaCACAAATGAAAAATGCAGAAGGCTCCCGCATGTTGCCCTATTAGGATTACTTATTTTAGGAGTGTGTTCAGTAGTTCAGTCTTTGTACTAATGAAGTACTGGGCCTTTCCCAAACAAAACCGACCAATTATGCCAAATTGTATGTTACAGTTTTGAGAGGGACTCTGTTGATATCAGATTCATTTAACTTAGGACCTTCAACTTAGGACTTGAATTCTGGTCACAGAAGCGGAAGTGTGGTAATCAATAAGTCTTCTAACCTTCCTAGTTACACTAATTATAGCAATACACACAGcaccctgattctcatttacagtaaGGCCACTTTACACCCCCAGGCAGAGacttggagggatagctcagtggtttgagcattggcctgctaaacccagggttgtgagttcaatccttgagggggccatttagggaactggggtaaaacaaacaaacaaacaaacaaaaacctgtctggggatttgtgctgctttgagcaaggggttggactagataatctcctgaggtcccttccaaccctgatattctaggattctatgataagtctcatgactagaatattggtatagagagGTATAGCTTATTCAAGGACAGGCAGGGTAAAAAGGGAAGAGGTGCTGCATTATATAATCAAGAATGTATACAATTGTTGGGAGATAAAGAATCAGAGAAAAATTGGTTGTGAAGGtgaaaggcaatttgggtgaaagtgaccatcattctaaggaaaggaaggagtgagagcacaATGGCAAAAATAAAATAGCAGACTTAAACTAAGAGAACTGGTACATAGgtctcatgggaagaaaatctaagggataaaggagttcaggagagctgggtgtTTCTCAAGGAGATGATATTAAAGACATAACTGCAAACTATCTTGATGCAAAGGAAAAACAGTATGAGggcaatatggctccatcaggatcTCTTTAGTGACTGctaaatcaaaaaggaatcctacagaacatggacaaattgctaaggaggagtgccaaagaaaagaacaagcacatagggacaaaaacaaaaaaaaatgaaggaccaaaatgagttacacctagcaagggacataaaaggtaataagaagaggttctttaaatatattaggaggaaaagaaagacaaaagaaagTGTAGGTCTTCTACTTAGcaaggaaggagagctaataactgataacATCAAGAAGGCttaggtgtttaatgcctattttcttCAATCATCACTAAAAAGGGTAATGTTGACCAGAttctcaacacaattaatactaACAACAAAGGAAAAGGAATGCAAGCCAGAAGTGGGAAAGAACGAGTTACAGAATATTTAGGTAAATTAGAGAGATATTCAAgtcatgaaattcatcctagagaatttaaggaattagctgaagcaatctttgAGAATTTATGCAACATGGAAGGGCATACGTAGTGGGGCCCTGCAGGTGTCAGTTTTGGGTCCGATCCTATTCAATATttacattaatgacttggatattAGAATGGAAATTTGTAGATGACATCAACCTGGGAAGGcgtgctagcactttggaggaaaggattagaattaaaaacaaaactgacaaattaaagacaagaagaaattcaatagcctgggacaaagtacttcacttgaaggaaaaatcccatgcacaactacaaaatggggaataactgactaggtagttatactgctgaaaaggatctggaggttatagtggatcacaaattgaatatgagtcaacaatatgatgtagttgcaaaaaaaggctaatatcgttCTAGGGTGTATCAACAGGAGTGTTATATGTAAGACACAAGAGGTAACTGTCCCGCTcaacttggcactggtgaggccttagctggagtaatgtgtccagttctggacaccaaaCTTTAGTAAAGATGTGGActaactggagagagtccaaaggagagcaacaaaaatgacaaaaggtctagaaaatctgacttatgaggaaacattaaaaaaataaaaataaaaaaaaataaggacatgtttagtcatgagaaaagaagacacccgataacagtcttcaaacatgttaagggctgttataaagaggacaatgatcaattgttctccatacccactgaaggtaggacaagtagtaataggcttaaggtacatctatacttacccgctggttcggtgggaagcaatcgatcttctgaaatcgatttatcgcgttttgtctagacgcgataaatcgatcctggaagtgctcgctgtccacaccagtaatcctgctccacgagaggagtaggcggagtcgacgggcgagcctgcctgccgcgtgtggacctgtggtaagtacctttaagttcgaactaagatatttcgacttcagctacgttattcacgtagctgaagttgcgtatcttagttcgaactggggggcttagtgtggaccagcccttaatttgcagcaagggagatttaggttagctattagaaaaactttctaaccatcaggctagttaagctctggaataggcttccaagagacactgtggaatccccatcatttgaggtttttaagaacaggctggacaaacacttttcagggatggtttaggtttacttactccttcctcagcacaggggctggacttgatgatttctcgaggtctcttccagccctacatttgtatAATTCTGTTACATTTATATTCACTTTACACTCTTCAGCAGTGTAGCGGGACTTTAAATGAGAAGTAAGGTGATCGTATTTATGAATAAACAGTCCTATTCCTATGTCTTAAATTTCTACTATCAGGGAGAATGATTCACAGCTCATTCAGTGAAGACTTCTGTTTTTAGGAAAAATATTAGGCATATAATGCACATGGCTCAAGGTCTGGACCACAACTCTTCAGGCAACCAGTTGTTTCTATCCAATccaaatttaaaaagtaaagtaaCCTTGAATGAAGGAAGGAGTAGGAGGACAAGTGAGTATAATCCCACAGGATATACTAACTGAAAACAActtgtttttcctcttaaaaCAATTATCTATGGATCCAAAACCTATAGAATAAACAACTCAAGGGAGGACAAGACTTAAAGTGATTAACATTAAATAATACAAGCAAGACGTAACAGAGACTTGGAACAATGGGTGACCCTACATACAAGATTAACTGAGATACACTGATTGAGTTTAGGATACAGAATCAGTTCTAAATCCATAAAAAGCAAAATACTTCAGAGTTAAGTTGTAACTTAACCCCTCAATGGTGAATCATAAAGCAACAACCAAGTTGTTTTTTGCCTTTTACAATTTGTTTAAAACATTAAGAGACAGTCTCAAATTTTTcccctcaatctttttctttcccattttattttcattaatatttgaagTATAAAGAGTGTCAGGTCCTTACATTCCTCTCTTCACTAAAGTAACTTGTCAAGCTATTTGGAGCGTAGGACTCATGTTACAGGAGACTGTATCCTCAGCTATAGCTCTCCAGTCTCCCAGCTGCTGAGCTGCAACATCTATTCCCCCTCATGTCTACAATGAAAAGTTGTAATAaattaaatcagtttagttaCTGCAACCCTTTGTGTGGACATTCTTAAGTCAATTTAAGGGTGTCTTACACTGATTCATCTTAAGTGAATTCCTTACCAACTTAAGCCAAATGGCTATGAAAGACTCAAACTGATTTAACAGTCTACAAAAAGGGGGATGCAGTGATGTAATTACATCAGTTTATAAACAGATTTACTTAAATCGGTACAATTTGCATAAGTAGGTAAGGCTTAGGGCTCGAAGGTTTAATGTACTTGCTAGCTGATATCCAGAAAATTTTCAAATCCTGATCTGATGTTCCATTCAAAATGCCATGAAAATATACCTTCTAGAGTATCCTTACCTCTGAATTAATTACTTTAATCAGGAAGAATATATGATAAACCGTCTTAGTTAACACCGAAAGTTGACGACACCTCTCTAGATACACTTGTACAGAAGGCTCTACCCTTTGCTGCAGTTTGCTCCAGAAGAGAGTCAATTCCCTGGAAACAGAGTTTTAAAAGACAGAATAAATGGCAGCACAAACACAATCACTATATTTGATCAATTtgcagttcttttaaaaaaaaatatgaaggaTGAAAACAGGATTTATGCTGCCTCTCTAAAAAAACCTAACAATTCATACTTTCTTTTATAGAAGAAGATCATAGTTCATCTGTTCTGGGGTTTATTAATAGGAGTATCAgatgtaagacacaggaagtaattgttCTGTTCTACTTGACACCGGTGAGGCCTCAgcaggaatactgtgtccagttttgggtgccacattttaagaaaaatgttgacaaaatggagagagtccagaggagatccACCAAtgtgataaaaagtttagaaaacctgaactaTGAAGAaaccctgttttttttaaacttatgtttagtcttgagaaaagatgattaAGAGGGAACCTGgttcagtcttcaaatatgttaaaggctgttataaagaaatgggtgatcaattgttctccatgtccactgaacgtcagacaagaaataatgggcctaatctgcagcaagggaagttttggttagatattaggaaaaactttctaactataacgGTAGTTAAGTAGTGGAACAGGTTGTCaaaggaggtttttaagaacaagttagatgaatacctgtcagggatggtttaggtataCCTAATCCGATTTAGGTATACCTAATTCTGCCTCAGCATGGGTGGATGGACTACGTGACCTCttgcggtcccttccagccctacatattTATGATTCTATGTTAATGCATAGACTTTATGTACACATTATTTCTTTATTATATTTAATTACTCTGAAAGCTAGCATTATAAAGTTAGATTGTTACGCTTATGCTTTTATTCAAGTACAAATATGGAGGCCAGACTGCTGCTTCATaacaaaataaattagaaaacaACAAATCTGAAGGTGTAAATGACAAGAGTGTTTTAGATAACCAGTGGAATGACGCACAAAGATTGGTCCCAAGCCTATAGCAGGATCCATTACTGCAAAGCCCTGCGCTCTTCCATGTTCCATTATTTTCAAATTATACTTCACATAGATACAGGAGTCAGCATTAGCAAAtcccagagcaggactgggaccAAACCAGCAAATTACCAATTTTACCAGACTGAAGTTTAAGTTCCAGCGGGTCAGCTGCCTCCCAACAAGATCTGCCAGTTTCCCTGGATGCCCAGTGAAAGCTTGTTTTAACTACCAAATGCTGCTAAACTAGCATGTGGCTTCAATGTGACTGTGGAGAGATCTTGCTAGAAGATTTCACATGAAAACCTGCACATTTTTTAATACAGGCAAAAAGAAGTAGGTGACTTATGTGAAAAGTGCTCTTCCAGACAACAGAATTGTTGTCTAAAATTGAGAGAGTTTTCATTACAGTGCTGATCACCTGCCTAACAGATGTAAAATTATTTGTTTCCACAATGTAACACAGTTAATTTATTGTCAAGTGAAGTGACTCAGCACTCACGTCATCTGCTGATGCCTGATCCACAATATGGCCTTTGAAACAAGCGAAGAATTGTAAGGTAATGATGTTAATTATTATGGGTTATTACAAAAGCATTAATTTTATATTaagctttttcttttattttttcaaaaaaagttgACAGGCTCTACTCCTTCCAATAGATTTTAAAGTGTTAAATGATCCAGTTGTACtcttagaaacaaacaaaaagagattCTAACTCACCAGGCACAGTACATCTCTCCTTGCTGTAGTTGACGAGATAAAAACGCTGCACATAAAATTAGAGCACTTTTTTCATCTCCATCAGACTCTAGGTTACAGATCATTTCTAGGGCATCTTTGCAATCTACTGCTGCGATCTGGAGAGGAAAAATACAAGATCACTGAAGTCTAACTAGATGGTTTTGTTTTCAATCATGTGGTAATATGGTGCTCTGTGGAAAAGCAGGAATAAGGAAtttaatgaacattttcaaacatcttatttttcaattaattacTTAAAGCAATTCAAGAGCTTCTGGACAGAACAAGCATGTCAAAATACTGGATCTGCCTAAGGTAAAAGGAAAGTTGTACACCGGTAAAATGGATAGAAGCATGTAACTGAGAGATATTGTAAGACTTAATGTTCGTGTGTCTATAGTACCATTCATCCAAAGAACCATTACCTAAATTGGCCAGCAGGATGGAAAATACAAGTTTAAAAGTTAAGTAACTGCACGTAttctaattaataaataaatacatattcctGTCACACATTACAAAAATGAACATGGCCTCTTTATCATCATAATTTATAAATGATAAACAGAGGGGCCTAACGGAGAAGGAAGCAGTATACAGAAACATCATAAGAAACAGTCTcatctctgaagagcttacaattaaaacaaacaagaagaaaaagGATAGAAGAAAGCGAGtactattttccccattttacagatgggaactgaagcacagagagttcAAGTATCTTGTGCATTCACACAGGAAAGCTGTGGCAGAGCCCAGAACTGAATCTGTATGCTAGCCGTAAGACcatatttctttctctctcttttttttttttttaaataaatgatttccAATTACAGTTTTACAGAGAGCCTTAAAATGagcaatttggggggagggggagagttgcATACGACATTTTATATACTGTTTTTAAGCAAGGGATTTCTTTTCTATAGGAAAGCCAACATCATCATaaatactgcaaaaagaacaagagtacttgtggcaccttagagattaacaaatttattattagtctctaaggtgccacaagtactcctgttctttttacggatacagactaacacggctgctactctgaaacctgtcataaataCTGCAGTTCCTATAGAAAAAAACCACAAACTAAAAGTAATGTTTACTCACCTCTTCCATTAGCTTTTCATTTGGTGATCCTGAACAAAGACAGACCAGGTAGGTTTGCTTAAAACTGCCTTTGGTGCTGATTTCTGGATGGTCAGAGCACAACTTTGCCAGGGAAGTTGCTTGAGTCAACTGCTTTGCTTTCATTAAATGCTTAATTCGCATATCCAGCAAAATGGGGCCTTCAAACACTAAAAATTCAttcacttaaaagaaaaacaagacaaaacgTTACATATAAATATTTCATGAAGTGTTATGCAGTTAACAGATGGAATTTAATCATATTCATATGTAacatttatacagagtaaaagggCACAAAAGATAGGGAGCactagaaaaaatgttttttctaataCCTTGCTTTTTGTACTGTTCATTTAACCTGTCACTGGTCACACTACATTTCAGGCAGGAAATCTAAAATGTTCTCAGAGGTTAAAGAATTTCTCAAAATtaataaactgaaatgtttaaCTAAAAGCTTGTATTTTCTATTAGCATTTCTGCCACCAACAACATGCTTAGTCATCTTGCTAAAATGACCTCTAATGACTTGTTCAAGGAAATGAAAATGTTGGTTGAACGTTCATAGTTTAGGATGAATCTAGATTTCCTATTTTCTACCCATCTCTAATTTTTAATCATTCCACTTTATTTCCAAAATGGGGTGTATTTTAAAGTATGAAGTTGACAATTAGGAAAGTGTAGCATTAATCATATGCATAGGCTccttaaataaacaaaattatattTCCCCCAGTCTTGTAATTTTTTGGCGCAAATGTCCTTGGCAATAGTATGTTTTCACAAAACCACATTTCAGAGATGCAGTTCTTTAAGCATTCAGTTTTAGTTTACAGGCAAACTCCAGCAAGTTATTTAAGAATAGGAAGGGTTCAAGCTTGACAAGCCAGTTTCACAGGAATGGTCTTGACAGCTACCTATTGTTCTAAAATTCTGGAACATTATCAAAGTCTTCTGGTAttacagagaaagagagggaaatgGGAAGGTGGGTGGAAGGTGCGAGTAGAAGAGAAAAGGAACAGAGAAGAGATGGAGTGTGAATGGGTTATAGGAGATGTAAAAGTGGGGGATGTActttttcatctgcaaattttacgaCCTACTTACTCACCCTAGtttctagatcattaataaatataataaacaaCACATGACCTAGTATGGAACCTTGGGGCATCGCACTGTTAACCTTTTGTCACAATGAATACTGATCATTTAATCCTACTCTTTGCTTTGTCTCCCCTAGCCAGTTTCTGGTCCATTGCAATAATTTGCCTCCCACTCTATGGTCACTTGACTTCTTTAGTAGTCTCTTGTGTGGGACCTTGGCAAGGCCTTTTGGAAGTCTAAATTATGTCAACCAGTTTTCCTTTACTCactattttcctttgcagaaacctTGCTGGTTAGACCCTCCCAAATCATGATCTTCCATATGTTTTGTTATTCTCTTTTTAGTTacaatttcaaccagtttgccaggtATTGATCCATGGCCacggctcctag is a window encoding:
- the ZNF292 gene encoding zinc finger protein 292 isoform X1, with product MADEEAEQESGNLGGGLLELQRLRERLLELESGLRESAEPAVEAATEYCQQLCQTLLEYAEKWKTSEDPLPLLQVYTVAIRSYVKARPYLTSECEKVAFVLERLALSCVELLLCLPLELPENQWEEFQAFVQVAHEKLMENGSCELHFLATLTQEKGVWKNPVLCSILSQEPLDEDKVNEFLVFEGPILLDMRIKHLMKAKQLTQATSLAKLCSDHPEISTKGSFKQTYLVCLCSGSPNEKLMEEIAAVDCKDALEMICNLESDGDEKSALILCAAFLSRQLQQGEMYCAWELTLFWSKLQQRVEPSVQVYLERCRQLSVLTKTVYHIFFLIKVINSEIEAAGLATCIELCVKALRLESSENTDVKISICKTISCLLPDDLEVKRACQLSEFLLEPTVDAYYAVEMLYNQPDQKYDEENLPIPNSLRCELLLVLKTQWPFDPEFWDWKTLKRQCLALMGEEASIVSSIDELNDSEVYEKVEDCQEENKETSLNGLAGNFDEATSLLKGIRDEKQKKREIKKLRERGFISARFRNWQAYMQYCVLCDKEFLGHRIVRHAQKHYKDGIYSCPICAHNFNSKETFVPHVTLHVKKSSKERLAAMKPLRRLGRPPKIATTSENQKADAISKQEQRPIKKNSLYSADFIVFNDNDGSDDENDDKDKPYVPEIIPVQKPLPVNEFTCPVTFCKKGFKYFKNLIAHAKGHKDNEEAKRFLEMQSKKVICQYCRRHFVSVTHLNDHLQMHCGSKPYICIQMKCKAGFNSYAELLTHRKEHQVFRAKCMFPKCGRVFSEAYLLYDHEAQHYNTYTCKFTGCGKVYRSQNELEKHGEDHNKQPEKVLEIESQTNRTDLIQCSKANENPERVTVKKELISPLDNNTSNFTEAESNVWDQIKVESIGTERANKSASTLRQADSLSVDGLEQSVTGLVKKEATIRISNIRMPILSQKVRDNFVRRGKLASAGSKIDTSKSVVRQLCSAAEDSCSDSCLPVFQERKEEDCFSQSQNIQNISVNSDTPKTEALASKSLERQVSNMMPFSMQNQTGYRNNLPISKLDLQDSIKSATNPFNLPLKTLESIIFLPSQSSLSSSLVPAVPPAAPVQKFNCQVEGCTRTYNSSQSIGKHMKAAHPDQYAAFKMQRKNKKTRKPSNLQNMPSDGKIVYFLPSQVDNPNNAAFTSQNKTSVNAACSSQLQHVSNTLFPTHLETLSNPMIPTVESVINPVCIKSEPESVLCSQMENLSNATLPSQLEDLAKTVMPLTIDSGSDPFLPLPAESNSISLFPSPADHVPNSVFSQLENNTNHFSSQLEGNTSSVFPKEESVDEPIFSSRANSENNFSETTSQVPASEKVKKDRGRGPNGKERKPKHNKRAKWPAIIRDGKFICSRCFRVFTNPRSLGGHLSKRSVCKPIEGSEISPEALQANGQSSLLASMILSSNVGNLQQPQESTFNPEACFKDPSFLQLLAAENRSAAFLQTMFPRASVANFNPSGNEEGNEIIKQALETAGIPSTFDNTEMLPHIVTTGCVTGTTQMNAAVLSNTTVSPLLQTVCNTSTLLTNQNRALNNKIPSSDDCNNLPVFATDDLMLKTIENGLCSGSFSNSVAAAQNFASNSSRVSVINCPKNSGSSTLNKKGSSASKRKKKAATPLLAPNSSQKLVVNDLTTMGLLAKSIEGSVQVPTDNFQSNLLANCESQVLVENLTQKLNNVDNQLFVPNVKENFKTNLESHAALAPLTIKTENGDSQMMTLNACAQGNSDLQISEDNVIQNFEKTLEIIKTAMNSQILEVKNEIQDAVIGSTKNTQVNTTELPPANCSQNVKLPNHTQFAVHTRDVITAKSNSSQPETSQKDDVQVLEILEGLQKLRLENDTSSQVSDSVSPCPPADTLAPLTAVVSTENTSVAQPSSETSNIQFSDKVHKPFVCQDQGCDYSAMTKDALFKHYGKVHQYTAEMILEIKKHQLKYAPFKCVVTTCPKTFTRNSNLRAHCQLVHHFTTEEMVKLKIKRPYGRRSHNEAINITQRPVEIKNLQTLIMKSKNEPRLVKGLEVKKEAVIQPVKIPEKLIPEKKNPEKLEKAPQVLSVPPEQSNAASFSNIQIQPKVRKIRRHRKEKEERKRRKPVTKSLEFPTRYSPYRPYRCVHQGCFAAFTIQQNLILHYQAVHKSDLPAFSVEVEEESEPSKEECDEVETKQTVKEFRCEVSDCSRIFQEITSLIQHYMKLHEMTPEEIGSMKSALDDGRFPCDQSQCKSSFTAYFNYILHLETDHGIKIRPNKVEEDGIYKCDCEGCDRMYATRSNLLRHIFNKHNDRHKDHLIRPRRLTPGQENISSKANQEKPIKSKHRGLKHNRSGKEGNRLSIKTKRKKNVNLESKNTKGGQIQENKAYSLKRGKHVYSIKAINDALSECTSRFVTQYPCMIKGCSSVVTSESNIIRHYKCHKLSKAFTSQHRNLLIVSKKHSVSQVKEASSEQEEANKKSDVKESDPCLPESNDDLSTSALPQSEIEKGEKDEVDELTELFITKLINEDCMCAENPAKTSSSVNSNFQETVSCHSEKQKSNNLKRANKEKNLSQNKKRRLEKPEEVLAVELSSMRREEETAVAIQTAEEQPTTFDWSSFKPMGFEVSFLKFLEESAVKQKKNAERDYHSSGTKKGSHSNSKKSNEKTSLASSNVTWSCSESETLVQFANPSQLQCSDKVKIVLDKTLKDCTELVLKQLQEMKPTVSLKKLEGHWEDDPAATVAKEILVGNEEGESHY